Proteins encoded within one genomic window of Pigmentiphaga sp. H8:
- a CDS encoding TetR/AcrR family transcriptional regulator, with protein MSASKKAVAQAAAPRRRGRPPKVESPITAEPLLSRWAILQRAIDLAKSMPLDQISMVQLARDFGVAPGLIHYYMGGRDKLVSGVLNDYYRQRVEKLPALTGDWRSDVETIARLSFAVAIANPGASMYVASHNRYRLFQDVEPDETDYGMVFFNHMASAIMQGGFTHDQVALAYHLIAQYLVGASMAEASRQMPAYHEDFIRARLESADPYPAARAIGRSFARLSSATAFDEGLRITLDGIAAWRASASTTRRPRKPA; from the coding sequence ATGTCCGCCTCCAAGAAGGCCGTTGCCCAGGCCGCCGCGCCCCGCCGCCGCGGCCGGCCTCCCAAGGTCGAATCGCCGATCACCGCCGAGCCGCTGCTGAGCCGGTGGGCCATCCTCCAGCGCGCGATAGACCTGGCCAAGAGCATGCCGCTGGACCAGATATCGATGGTGCAGCTGGCGCGGGACTTCGGCGTGGCGCCCGGCCTCATCCACTACTACATGGGCGGACGCGACAAGCTGGTGTCGGGCGTCCTGAACGACTATTACCGCCAGCGGGTCGAGAAGCTGCCCGCGCTGACCGGCGACTGGCGCTCCGACGTCGAGACCATCGCGCGGCTGAGCTTCGCCGTCGCCATCGCCAACCCCGGCGCCAGCATGTACGTGGCCTCGCACAACCGCTATCGCCTGTTCCAGGACGTCGAGCCGGACGAGACCGACTACGGCATGGTGTTCTTCAACCACATGGCCTCGGCCATCATGCAGGGCGGCTTCACGCATGACCAGGTGGCGCTGGCCTATCACCTGATCGCCCAGTACCTGGTGGGCGCCAGCATGGCCGAAGCCTCGCGGCAGATGCCGGCCTACCACGAGGATTTCATCCGGGCCCGCCTGGAGTCGGCGGACCCGTACCCCGCCGCGCGCGCCATCGGCCGCTCGTTCGCCCGCCTGAGTTCGGCCACCGCCTTCGACGAAGGGCTGCGCATCACGCTGGACGGCATCGCCGCCTGGCGCGCGAGCGCTTCCACGACCCGGCGCCCGCGCAAGCCGGCCTGA
- a CDS encoding amidohydrolase family protein — MEETFFPGRRRFWQAGAGLAAWAGSGAGVIAAPAAGRSPPARGEFVIDGAHVLTMDARLGEFVGGQVHVKDGAIVAVGPRVDAPGARRIDAAGMICLPGLVDTHWHLWNCACRMFHQIDVPRNTYFPLTSRLGPHMTPADTYHSVCLGLAEGLASGITTVHNWSHNTRTPAHADAELSAMRDLGVRGRFSYGGPQGGPTDQPMDSKDLARVQREWIGPHNPLLSLGIVSRNLVAGQSLRGTIDYDMARRDWGAARALGLPITLHASPRGLVRRLEDEKLLGPDVQLVHPMFTTAEERAILKARGTSFSTSATAEAARPPDGGEIQLGELLRDGVLVGLSLDETVSGNADYFDMMRIAYKYHKHRLGETVPLTARRMLELATVDGARALGLDGQIGTLAPGKRADLILVGTGGLNIAPCRDPYDALLNRASPANVDTVIVDGRILRQRGRFTFTDETAIVRAATASMQRLAPKA, encoded by the coding sequence ATGGAGGAGACGTTTTTTCCAGGCCGCCGGCGGTTCTGGCAGGCTGGCGCGGGACTGGCGGCCTGGGCGGGCAGCGGAGCGGGCGTCATCGCCGCGCCCGCGGCCGGAAGATCGCCGCCGGCGCGCGGCGAATTCGTGATCGACGGCGCGCACGTCCTGACCATGGATGCCCGGCTGGGCGAATTCGTGGGCGGGCAGGTGCACGTGAAGGACGGCGCCATCGTCGCGGTCGGGCCGCGCGTGGATGCGCCGGGGGCGCGGCGGATAGACGCGGCCGGCATGATCTGCCTGCCCGGCCTGGTCGATACCCACTGGCACCTGTGGAACTGCGCGTGCCGCATGTTCCACCAGATCGACGTGCCCAGGAATACCTACTTTCCGCTGACCTCGCGGCTCGGCCCGCACATGACCCCCGCCGACACCTACCACTCCGTATGCCTGGGGCTGGCCGAGGGCCTGGCCTCGGGCATCACGACGGTGCACAACTGGTCGCACAACACGCGCACGCCGGCCCATGCCGACGCGGAGTTGTCGGCCATGCGGGACCTGGGGGTACGGGGCCGTTTCTCGTACGGCGGGCCGCAGGGCGGGCCGACCGACCAGCCCATGGACAGCAAGGACCTCGCCCGGGTCCAGCGCGAATGGATAGGGCCCCACAATCCGCTGCTGTCGCTGGGCATCGTCTCGCGCAACCTGGTGGCCGGCCAGAGCCTGCGAGGCACCATCGACTACGACATGGCCCGGCGCGACTGGGGCGCCGCCCGTGCCCTGGGCCTGCCCATCACCCTGCATGCCTCGCCCAGGGGCCTGGTGCGGCGGCTGGAGGATGAAAAGCTGCTGGGACCCGACGTGCAGCTCGTCCACCCCATGTTCACCACGGCCGAGGAACGCGCCATCCTGAAAGCGCGCGGCACCAGCTTCAGCACCTCGGCCACGGCCGAGGCGGCGCGCCCGCCCGACGGCGGCGAGATCCAGCTGGGCGAGCTGCTGCGCGACGGCGTGCTGGTGGGCTTGTCGCTGGACGAGACCGTCTCGGGCAACGCCGACTACTTCGACATGATGCGCATCGCGTACAAGTACCACAAGCATCGGCTGGGCGAGACCGTGCCGCTGACGGCGCGCAGGATGCTGGAGCTGGCGACCGTGGACGGCGCCCGTGCGCTGGGCCTGGACGGGCAGATCGGCACGCTGGCGCCGGGCAAGCGCGCCGACCTCATCCTGGTCGGCACCGGCGGCCTGAACATCGCGCCTTGCCGCGATCCCTACGATGCGCTCCTGAACCGCGCGTCGCCGGCCAACGTCGATACCGTCATCGTCGACGGCCGCATCCTGCGCCAGCGCGGGCGCTTCACCTTTACCGACGAGACGGCCATCGTCCGCGCCGCGACCGCGTCCATGCAGCGGCTGGCACCGAAAGCCTGA
- a CDS encoding FAD-dependent monooxygenase, which yields MKVTIVGGGPSGLFLSILLKQRLPHVQVDVHEQNPAGATFGFGVVLADTGLASLREAAPEVVEDLMGAMRFNDRQTIVMRERPIVVRRPGAGGGAIPRIDLLRILQDHARRLDVDVRHEHRLADVHALDAELVVGADGVNSTLRAADEAAFGTTHGRLTNHFAWYGVDKAFETPALVFREWRGGCFVAHYYPYSAAMSTFVAECDDRTWVEFGMEAMDARARQALFEEVFAPELGGHGLVSNHSSWRQFPVVRNRAWHAGNRVLLGDALASAHFSIGSGTRIAMEDAIALAEALRQRPSDIGGALELYVASRKPAKQRLIRASEASYNWYERVREWMRIESPHEFVYHFMTRTGRVDRDRLKLQYPDLVREMEEAGVAALAG from the coding sequence ATGAAGGTCACCATCGTCGGCGGGGGCCCGTCGGGATTGTTCCTGTCCATCCTGCTCAAGCAGCGCCTGCCACACGTCCAGGTCGACGTGCACGAGCAGAATCCTGCGGGCGCGACCTTCGGCTTCGGCGTGGTGCTGGCCGATACCGGCCTGGCTTCGCTGCGCGAGGCGGCGCCCGAGGTGGTCGAGGACCTGATGGGCGCCATGCGCTTCAACGACCGCCAGACCATCGTCATGCGCGAGCGGCCCATCGTCGTGCGCCGGCCGGGAGCAGGCGGCGGCGCCATCCCGCGCATCGACCTGCTGCGCATCCTGCAGGACCATGCCCGCCGCCTGGACGTGGACGTGCGCCACGAGCACCGGCTGGCCGACGTCCACGCGCTGGACGCCGAGCTGGTGGTGGGCGCGGACGGCGTGAACTCGACGCTGCGCGCGGCCGACGAAGCCGCCTTCGGCACGACGCACGGCCGGCTGACCAACCACTTCGCGTGGTACGGCGTGGACAAGGCCTTCGAGACGCCGGCGCTGGTGTTCCGCGAATGGCGGGGCGGCTGCTTCGTCGCGCACTACTACCCGTATTCGGCGGCCATGAGCACCTTCGTGGCCGAGTGCGACGACCGGACCTGGGTCGAGTTCGGCATGGAGGCGATGGACGCGCGGGCGCGGCAAGCCCTGTTCGAGGAAGTGTTCGCGCCGGAGCTGGGCGGGCATGGGCTGGTGTCCAACCATTCCAGCTGGCGCCAATTCCCGGTGGTCCGCAATCGCGCCTGGCACGCGGGCAACCGCGTGCTGCTGGGCGACGCGCTGGCCAGCGCGCATTTCTCCATCGGCTCGGGCACCCGCATCGCGATGGAGGACGCCATCGCGCTGGCCGAGGCGCTGCGCCAGCGTCCGAGCGACATCGGCGGCGCGCTGGAGCTGTACGTGGCGTCGCGCAAGCCCGCCAAGCAGCGGCTCATCCGCGCCTCGGAAGCGTCCTACAACTGGTACGAGCGCGTGCGCGAGTGGATGCGGATCGAATCGCCGCACGAATTCGTCTACCACTTCATGACCCGCACCGGGCGGGTCGATCGCGACCGCCTGAAGCTCCAGTATCCGGACCTGGTCCGCGAGATGGAGGAGGCCGGGGTGGCGGCGCTGGCCGGATAG